Proteins encoded in a region of the Pseudomonadota bacterium genome:
- the modA gene encoding molybdate ABC transporter substrate-binding protein — MLMTERAMLRGPFAAAAAGMVVVSMSWALVIAPLGSVASAAEIKILSGSAIESAMTELISKFERSSGHKVTFDFNGTIGGMTDRIAKGEPADVAIVSAPQIEMLLKQGKVVSDSRIDIAKVGVGLFVRKGAPKPDISSVETFKRTMLAAKSIGWNDPAAGAPVSIYMIGMLERLGIGEDMKSKTTAFKERSERFEAVARGDVEIGFNQISEILAAPGVELVGPLPAAIQNYTLLAAGIVASSKAPEAGRALLRFIASPDAQAIWKAKGFEAP; from the coding sequence TTGCTGATGACGGAGCGAGCGATGCTGAGAGGTCCTTTCGCCGCGGCGGCGGCCGGCATGGTCGTGGTTTCGATGTCATGGGCGCTCGTCATCGCACCTCTGGGCAGCGTCGCGAGCGCGGCGGAAATCAAGATCCTTTCAGGTTCTGCAATTGAGTCCGCCATGACCGAACTGATCTCGAAATTCGAGCGGTCATCCGGACACAAGGTGACATTCGATTTCAACGGGACGATAGGCGGAATGACGGATCGTATTGCCAAGGGCGAACCCGCCGATGTGGCGATCGTGTCCGCGCCGCAAATCGAAATGTTGCTGAAACAGGGCAAAGTCGTCTCGGATAGCCGAATCGACATCGCGAAAGTCGGCGTCGGCTTATTCGTGCGCAAGGGCGCCCCAAAACCGGACATCAGTTCGGTCGAGACATTCAAACGCACCATGCTTGCAGCAAAATCGATCGGCTGGAATGATCCGGCCGCGGGAGCGCCGGTCAGCATCTACATGATCGGCATGCTGGAACGGTTGGGTATCGGCGAAGACATGAAGTCGAAAACCACCGCGTTCAAGGAGCGCTCGGAGCGATTCGAAGCGGTCGCCAGGGGCGATGTCGAGATCGGCTTCAATCAAATCAGCGAAATCCTGGCAGCGCCGGGCGTCGAACTCGTAGGCCCCCTTCCAGCGGCGATTCAGAATTACACTCTGCTTGCCGCCGGCATCGTCGCCAGCAGCAAGGCGCCCGAAGCCGGGAGAGCGCTGCTTCGATTCATAGCTTCGCCCGACGCCCAAGCGATCTGGAAAGCGAAAGGCTTCGAGGCACCCTGA